Proteins from one Dysgonomonas sp. HDW5A genomic window:
- a CDS encoding peroxiredoxin-like family protein yields the protein MINLSNLLNNLKYQISAKLPEHINKALADSIDDLRLNKIGESALQTGDTLPSFALSNTRGEIIEADAILKDNDRLIIAFFRGSWCPYCNLEMKALEKVLPQIKAKQTSLVTISPQVVEKNAEMSTETPFGFDILSDTDNKYAKELGIAFDLQDFVIPYYRQLGINLSEYNGNDDNSLPIPAVFVIDKNRTIIFSCIDVDYTKRVNIDELLNSL from the coding sequence ATGATAAATTTAAGCAATCTTCTCAACAATCTGAAATATCAAATATCGGCAAAGTTACCCGAACATATAAATAAAGCATTGGCGGATTCTATTGATGACCTAAGGCTTAACAAAATCGGAGAATCAGCCCTTCAAACAGGCGATACCCTACCCTCATTTGCTTTAAGCAATACACGAGGAGAAATAATCGAAGCAGATGCCATATTAAAAGATAACGACCGCCTCATCATTGCATTTTTCAGAGGCAGCTGGTGTCCCTACTGCAATCTCGAAATGAAGGCTTTAGAAAAAGTATTGCCGCAAATAAAGGCAAAACAAACCTCATTAGTGACAATCTCCCCTCAGGTAGTCGAAAAAAATGCAGAAATGTCAACAGAAACACCGTTCGGTTTCGATATACTGAGTGATACAGATAACAAATATGCCAAAGAATTAGGTATTGCTTTTGATCTTCAGGATTTTGTTATACCTTACTATCGGCAATTAGGTATAAATTTATCAGAATACAATGGTAATGATGACAACAGCTTGCCTATACCTGCCGTATTTGTAATCGATAAAAACAGGACTATTATATTTTCCTGTATAGATGTCGATTATACAAAAAGGGTAAATATCGACGAACTATTAAACAGTTTATAA
- a CDS encoding helix-turn-helix domain-containing protein, whose product MKTKKPAIEEKVCTLEIAVNAISGKWKIPIFWQLSQGKKRPSEFVKGIGTVDRRVLNQQLKEMEADGLLKREVFNELPPRVEYSLTDMAKPLNDILWALNDWGKLLFEEQQKKTRNL is encoded by the coding sequence ATGAAAACAAAGAAACCTGCGATAGAAGAAAAAGTGTGTACACTCGAAATTGCTGTAAATGCAATCAGCGGAAAGTGGAAGATACCTATCTTCTGGCAGCTGAGCCAGGGCAAGAAACGCCCGAGTGAATTTGTGAAAGGGATAGGAACGGTAGACAGGCGTGTGTTGAATCAGCAATTGAAAGAGATGGAAGCCGACGGACTACTCAAAAGAGAGGTTTTTAATGAACTGCCTCCCCGTGTCGAATATAGTCTGACGGATATGGCGAAGCCTTTGAACGATATACTCTGGGCATTGAACGATTGGGGGAAATTACTCTTCGAAGAGCAACAAAAGAAGACCCGAAATCTCTAA
- a CDS encoding RNA polymerase sigma factor, producing MTPIRHIGMTGFDDIHYVRLVKDGDTNAFVHIVRRYQRMVFTIVSKIVINTEDAEDITQEIFIKIYQSLSKFRGDSEFSTWLYRIAYNTAITEVRKTKREFISFEDMAEKIPDHDIADHIEESSTEERLQYLDLVLKQLNPEDAFLITLFYLNNHSVQDISQIANLSASNVKVKLHRIRKFMNSEINKLISK from the coding sequence GTGACACCAATACGTCATATAGGCATGACAGGTTTTGATGACATACATTATGTTCGTTTAGTCAAGGATGGTGATACAAATGCTTTTGTTCATATTGTACGCCGTTATCAGAGAATGGTATTTACCATTGTCAGCAAAATTGTCATCAATACAGAGGATGCGGAGGATATTACGCAAGAGATCTTTATAAAGATATACCAATCGTTGAGCAAATTCAGGGGCGATTCCGAATTTTCGACATGGCTCTATCGCATAGCCTACAACACCGCCATAACGGAAGTAAGGAAAACAAAAAGAGAATTTATTTCTTTTGAGGATATGGCCGAAAAAATACCCGATCACGATATAGCCGATCACATCGAAGAATCGAGTACCGAAGAGAGGTTGCAGTATTTGGATCTTGTTCTTAAACAGCTCAACCCCGAAGATGCTTTTCTGATTACGCTTTTTTATCTCAACAACCACAGTGTACAAGATATAAGCCAGATAGCCAACTTGAGTGCATCCAATGTAAAAGTAAAGTTACACCGTATACGGAAATTTATGAACTCAGAAATAAATAAACTCATATCAAAATGA
- a CDS encoding macro domain-containing protein, whose amino-acid sequence MIKYVCGNLFESNSQAIVNTVNTVGVMGKGIALQFKKYFPNNFKIYKNACDNKTLTIGKLLVFEEENLLTGRKIIINFPTKDHWRDPSEYNYIRFGLIELVKLIKERSLQSVSLPALGAGNGGLQWGKVKDLIEEYLSDLDCEITVYQPNDEVEAVFEKEQPQLTPARAMMLYVLFDMVNEGEFISEFAAEKIVYFLQRFGADGQFKLEFSSNFYGPYSGKIKQVLKYLNGSYISEYDSLNENPFQELNLNMSTGKKVQEYLNLPENKSYKEIAQKTTEFLSGFYSSLGLELLSRIDYIRQTENIYTHEEITAHLNNNTSGKYTAIDNPDYVTLVNTHLANFFTSN is encoded by the coding sequence ATGATAAAATATGTGTGCGGGAATCTGTTTGAGAGTAATTCTCAAGCGATAGTGAATACTGTGAACACTGTAGGGGTAATGGGGAAAGGTATTGCCCTGCAGTTTAAAAAGTACTTTCCTAATAATTTCAAAATTTACAAAAATGCATGTGACAACAAAACTTTAACAATTGGCAAACTCTTAGTGTTTGAAGAAGAAAATCTTCTGACAGGACGAAAGATAATCATAAATTTTCCTACGAAAGATCATTGGAGAGATCCTTCCGAATATAATTATATCCGTTTTGGGCTTATCGAATTGGTTAAACTGATAAAAGAACGTTCGCTTCAATCGGTCAGTCTCCCTGCCTTAGGTGCCGGTAATGGCGGTTTGCAATGGGGTAAAGTGAAAGATTTGATAGAGGAATACCTCTCGGATTTAGATTGCGAAATCACTGTTTATCAACCCAATGATGAAGTTGAGGCTGTCTTCGAAAAAGAACAACCCCAACTGACCCCGGCACGTGCGATGATGCTTTATGTACTATTCGATATGGTAAATGAGGGTGAGTTTATCTCGGAATTTGCAGCCGAAAAGATTGTTTATTTTTTACAAAGATTTGGAGCAGACGGGCAATTCAAGCTTGAATTTAGCTCTAACTTTTACGGCCCTTATTCCGGAAAAATAAAGCAGGTACTGAAATATCTGAATGGAAGTTATATTAGCGAATACGATTCGTTAAATGAAAACCCGTTCCAAGAGTTAAATTTAAACATGTCTACGGGAAAGAAAGTACAAGAATACTTGAATTTGCCTGAAAATAAATCCTATAAAGAAATTGCCCAAAAGACAACAGAGTTTTTATCGGGGTTTTATTCATCCCTTGGACTGGAACTTTTATCGAGAATAGATTACATAAGACAAACTGAGAATATATACACACACGAAGAGATAACGGCACATTTAAATAACAACACATCCGGAAAATATACTGCTATTGACAATCCCGATTATGTGACATTGGTTAATACACACTTGGCTAACTTTTTTACTTCTAATTAA
- a CDS encoding DUF4433 domain-containing protein — protein sequence MARLRLDKTPLFRVTHFDNIQHIAEKGITHISSPDRNENFVPIGNSAIIDKRKERLLPSGRPLTDYIPFHFAPRMPMLYAIQKGYGTEPVDPRRIVYCVTTIQQVIDAELEFWFTNGHAFSKLSYFYDSSKIRKIRSLLDMEAIIDNNWGGSDNTDIRRRKEAEFLIGADLPATCITEYIVYSPSVKDKLYVSGIDDDKIRVEPGYYF from the coding sequence TTGGCTCGTTTACGTTTAGATAAGACTCCATTATTTAGAGTCACTCATTTTGATAACATTCAGCATATTGCCGAAAAAGGAATAACACATATTTCATCTCCCGACAGGAATGAAAACTTTGTACCTATTGGCAATAGTGCTATTATTGATAAACGAAAAGAACGTCTGCTTCCGAGCGGACGTCCCTTAACTGATTATATTCCGTTTCATTTTGCTCCCCGAATGCCTATGCTTTATGCAATACAAAAAGGGTATGGGACAGAACCGGTTGATCCGAGACGCATCGTTTACTGTGTAACAACAATACAACAGGTTATTGATGCCGAATTAGAATTCTGGTTTACGAATGGACATGCTTTCAGCAAGTTAAGCTATTTTTATGATAGTTCCAAGATTCGAAAGATCAGAAGTTTATTAGACATGGAGGCGATAATAGACAACAACTGGGGCGGCAGTGATAACACTGACATAAGAAGGCGTAAGGAAGCCGAATTTTTGATTGGTGCCGATTTGCCGGCTACTTGTATTACCGAGTATATAGTTTATAGCCCAAGTGTAAAGGATAAACTATATGTATCGGGCATTGACGACGACAAGATACGAGTTGAGCCAGGATATTATTTTTGA
- a CDS encoding carbohydrate-binding family 9-like protein, whose product MKKITVPKISIDTTDINLVAQRLEALSVNKIETINWPDTYPSKPDVTFTIAHNGENILLQYRVKENEILAAVTKDNGEVWTDSCVEMFLSFDNQHYYNAEFTCIGKALLGYRKFGEKAVHASEATMQSILRQPSLGTANRGKEIGNFDWTLTLVIPRTAFWESNIASFDGLHAKGNFYKCGDSLSTPHFVSWTTIETPKPSFHQPSFFGELFFE is encoded by the coding sequence ATGAAAAAAATAACAGTACCTAAAATATCAATAGATACTACGGATATAAATCTGGTAGCTCAACGATTAGAAGCTTTATCCGTCAATAAGATAGAAACAATCAACTGGCCGGATACATATCCGTCTAAGCCCGATGTGACATTTACCATTGCTCATAATGGCGAAAATATCTTATTGCAATACAGGGTGAAAGAGAACGAGATTTTGGCAGCGGTAACAAAGGATAACGGCGAAGTATGGACAGATTCGTGCGTTGAAATGTTTCTTTCGTTTGATAACCAACATTATTACAATGCTGAGTTTACTTGTATCGGCAAAGCATTGTTGGGTTATCGTAAATTTGGCGAAAAAGCTGTACATGCCTCTGAGGCAACCATGCAGTCTATCTTGAGACAACCAAGCTTAGGAACTGCAAACAGGGGAAAGGAAATAGGTAATTTCGATTGGACATTGACTCTTGTTATTCCTCGTACTGCTTTCTGGGAAAGTAATATCGCAAGCTTCGACGGTTTGCATGCAAAAGGTAATTTCTATAAATGCGGCGATAGCCTATCTACACCACATTTTGTTTCGTGGACAACAATCGAAACCCCTAAACCGAGTTTTCATCAACCATCGTTTTTCGGTGAATTGTTTTTTGAGTAA
- a CDS encoding phosphotransferase enzyme family protein → MNTTLSAIGEKFAFEGIVKEIRSLGEGLINDTFFVETEGSSPNYILQCKNKNIFQNVPAMMENIHKVTTHLKKKITAQGGDPLREALTVTLTKDGKLYYEDEQGEYWAACLFIEDTITYQKADSTILAEQGGRGIGKFQAMLSDMKEPLTDILPGFHNMRFRFKQWDEIIAKDPVGRKAQVQKEVDWIESRRDEMLAFWAKAESGELPTRVTHNDTKISNILFDKNEKVLCVIDLDTVLNSICLNDYGDAIRSYTNAAGFEDEEDLSKVYVDMAIFEAYTKGYLAETVGFLTPAEIENVAFSAKYITFEQVLRFLMDYIDGDNYYKVKNETHNLVRARGQYKLLQSLDENYSKMCDIVNSEITALKK, encoded by the coding sequence ATGAACACAACCCTTTCAGCTATTGGTGAAAAATTTGCTTTCGAAGGAATCGTAAAAGAAATACGTTCTCTGGGCGAAGGTCTTATCAATGATACCTTCTTTGTGGAAACCGAAGGATCGAGTCCCAATTATATTCTACAATGCAAAAACAAGAATATCTTTCAGAATGTGCCTGCCATGATGGAGAATATCCACAAGGTAACGACCCATCTCAAGAAGAAAATTACAGCTCAGGGAGGCGATCCGTTGCGTGAGGCTCTAACGGTAACTCTTACCAAAGACGGTAAATTGTATTACGAAGACGAGCAGGGCGAATATTGGGCAGCTTGTCTTTTTATAGAAGATACAATCACCTATCAAAAAGCCGATTCTACGATTTTAGCGGAACAGGGCGGACGTGGTATTGGTAAATTTCAGGCCATGCTTTCGGATATGAAAGAACCTTTGACCGATATTCTTCCCGGATTCCATAATATGCGTTTCCGTTTTAAACAATGGGATGAAATAATTGCAAAAGATCCCGTAGGACGTAAAGCTCAGGTGCAAAAAGAGGTCGATTGGATAGAAAGCCGTCGCGATGAAATGCTTGCCTTTTGGGCAAAAGCCGAATCGGGCGAACTGCCTACCCGTGTAACCCATAACGATACAAAGATCAGCAATATACTATTCGATAAAAACGAAAAGGTTTTGTGTGTCATCGATCTGGATACGGTACTTAACAGTATCTGTCTGAACGATTATGGAGATGCAATACGCTCCTATACCAATGCTGCAGGCTTTGAAGACGAAGAAGACTTAAGCAAGGTATACGTGGATATGGCTATTTTTGAAGCCTATACGAAAGGATATCTGGCAGAAACTGTAGGGTTTCTCACTCCGGCAGAAATAGAGAATGTAGCCTTCTCAGCCAAGTATATTACATTTGAGCAGGTGCTTCGTTTCTTGATGGATTATATTGACGGTGATAATTACTACAAGGTGAAAAACGAAACGCATAATCTGGTTCGTGCCCGAGGTCAATATAAACTATTGCAATCGCTGGATGAGAATTACTCTAAAATGTGCGACATCGTAAATAGTGAGATTACAGCTCTTAAGAAATAA
- a CDS encoding ACP phosphodiesterase, giving the protein MNYLAHAYLSFNDPEILIGNLIADCVKGKQRYDFPENVQRGIALHRKIDEYTDNHPVIKEIQKLYTLSAGRYNGVFLDVTFDHFLAIDSVNEPPEGWQQFSAWCYRQIDESINDTPEIFRRLFSYMKKENWLYNYRHKWMMQRSFERLAHRAKFLPNSADIYSDFEQNYQQLQDGYGEFFPELKLFVENER; this is encoded by the coding sequence ATGAATTATCTGGCACATGCCTATTTATCGTTTAATGATCCCGAAATACTCATCGGTAATCTTATTGCCGACTGTGTAAAGGGAAAGCAGAGATACGATTTCCCCGAAAATGTACAACGGGGTATCGCTTTGCATCGAAAAATAGATGAGTATACCGACAATCACCCGGTTATCAAAGAAATACAAAAGCTATACACCTTATCGGCAGGTAGATATAATGGTGTTTTTCTGGATGTAACGTTCGATCATTTTCTCGCAATAGATTCGGTGAACGAACCGCCCGAAGGCTGGCAGCAGTTCAGTGCATGGTGTTATCGTCAAATAGATGAGAGTATAAACGACACTCCAGAGATATTCCGCCGTTTGTTTTCGTATATGAAAAAAGAAAACTGGCTATATAACTACCGACACAAATGGATGATGCAAAGGAGCTTCGAGCGTCTTGCTCATCGGGCTAAATTTTTACCGAACAGTGCAGATATTTATTCGGACTTCGAACAAAACTATCAGCAACTTCAAGATGGTTACGGAGAGTTCTTCCCCGAACTAAAACTGTTTGTAGAAAACGAACGCTAA
- a CDS encoding PEGA domain-containing protein — protein sequence MKRKPLKTLPLVLATSILLASCSSTTMITSSPSGAKVFLNGEAVGTTPYKYSDTKIVGATTNVKLEKEGYETLNTSFSRSEKADVGAIIAGCFVLVPFLWTMKYNPQHNYELPPLAGTKVEEAKKNSDSAIKSKSEELRSLKQLLDDKVITTEEYEKEKKKILDN from the coding sequence ATGAAAAGAAAACCACTTAAAACATTACCCTTGGTTTTGGCCACTTCTATTTTATTGGCAAGCTGTTCGAGTACAACCATGATTACTTCTTCGCCCAGTGGAGCAAAAGTATTTTTGAATGGTGAGGCTGTAGGAACAACTCCTTACAAGTACAGTGATACTAAAATCGTAGGGGCAACTACAAATGTTAAGCTCGAGAAAGAAGGTTACGAGACTCTTAATACAAGTTTTTCGAGAAGCGAAAAGGCCGATGTCGGTGCAATTATCGCAGGATGTTTTGTGTTAGTTCCTTTCTTGTGGACTATGAAATATAACCCTCAACACAATTATGAACTGCCTCCATTGGCTGGGACAAAAGTAGAGGAAGCGAAAAAAAATAGTGATTCTGCAATCAAAAGTAAATCGGAAGAACTGAGAAGCTTAAAGCAACTTTTGGATGATAAGGTGATTACTACCGAAGAGTACGAAAAAGAGAAAAAGAAAATTTTAGATAACTAA